In Falco biarmicus isolate bFalBia1 chromosome 5, bFalBia1.pri, whole genome shotgun sequence, a single genomic region encodes these proteins:
- the UBE2H gene encoding ubiquitin-conjugating enzyme E2 H isoform X1, protein MSSPSPGKRRMDTDVVKLIESKHEVTILGGLNEFVVKFYGPQGTPYEGGVWKVRVDLPDKYPFKSPSIGFMNKIFHPNIDEASGTVCLDVINQTWTALYDLTNIFESFLPQLLAYPNPIDPLNGDAAAMYLHRPEEYKQKIKEYIQKYATEEALKEQEEGTGDSSSESSMSDFSEDEAQDMEL, encoded by the exons TATTGAGAGCAAACACGAAGTCACAATCTTAGGAGGACTCAATGAATTTGTTGTGAAGTTTTACGGACCACAAGGAA CACCATATGAAGGTGGAGTATGGAAAGTTAGAGTCGACCTTCCTGATAAATACCCTTTCAAATCCCCGTCTATAG GGTTCATGAATAAAATTTTCCATCCCAACATTGACGAAGC GTCAGGAACTGTATGTCTAGATGTAATCAATCAAACTTGGACAGCTCTCTATG ATCTCACCAATATATTTGAATCgttcctgccccagctgctggcctACCCTAACCCTATAGATCCTCTAAATGGTGACGCTGCAGCCATGTACCTCCACCGACCAGAAGagtacaaacagaaaattaaag AATACATTCAGAAATATGCAACAGAAGAAGCACTAAAAGAACAGGAAGAAGGCACCGGGGACAGCTCATCTGAGAGTTCCATGTCTGACTTCTCGGAAGATGAGGCTCAGGACATGGAGTTGTAG